One genomic window of Hyperolius riggenbachi isolate aHypRig1 chromosome 7, aHypRig1.pri, whole genome shotgun sequence includes the following:
- the LOC137525936 gene encoding putative nuclease HARBI1 produces the protein MPTSRAEWDDLKRKFYRMGGIPNVMGAIDCTHVAFNAPKRKEHIYRNRKSYHSINVQVVVDADMVIRNVVTGFPGCCHDAHILKHSGIYDAFESGELSGGWLLGDSGYPCLKWLLTPVGRASTAAEMAYNSAHSRTRVVVERTFGVLKGRFRAISLSGGHLRYSPGKVCKIVMACCVLHNMARKAGLELNEEIPEDDDMPIDDVEAERGGNAARTQVINHFFA, from the exons ATGCCTACAAGTCGTGCAGAGTGGGATGATCTGAAGCGCAAGTTTTATCGAATGGGTGGCATTCCTAATGTAATGGGCGCCATAGACTGCACGCATGTAGCATTTAATGCACCCAAAAGAAAAGAGCATATATATAGAAACAGGAAGAGCTACCATTCCATCAATGTGCAAGTTGTAGTCGATGCAGACATGGTTATTCGAAATGTGGTCACGGGCTTTCCTGGATGTTGTCATGATGCCCATATACTGAAGCATTCGGGAATCTATGACGCCTTTGAGAGTGGAGAATTAAGTGGTGGCTGGTTGTTAG GAGACTCTGGGTATCCATGCTTGAAGTGGTTGCTTACGCCAGTAGGAAGGGCCAGTACTGCTGCTGAAATGGCATACAATTCTGCCCACAGTAGAACACGAGTCGTAGTAGAACGAACTTTTGGTGTATTAAAAGGACGCTTTAGGGCAATTTCCCTTTCCGGAGGTCACCTTCGCTACTCACCTGGGAAAGTTTGTAAGATAGTGATGGCATGCTGTGTGTTGCACAATATGGCGCGCAAAGCAGGACTGGAGTTAAATGAAGAAATTCCTGAAGATGATGACATGCCTATTGATGATGTAGAGGCAGAAAGGGGAGGAAATGCTGCTAGGACCCAAGTGATTAATCATTTTTTTGCAT AA